One uncultured Alphaproteobacteria bacterium genomic region harbors:
- the nuoK gene encoding NADH-quinone oxidoreductase subunit K, whose translation MTIGLAHYLTVAAILFTLGIFGIFLNRKNVIIILMSIELMLLAVNINFVAFSAFLGDLVGQVFVMFVLTVAAAEAAIGLAILVVFFRNRGSIQVEDINAMKG comes from the coding sequence ATGACCATCGGCCTCGCCCATTATCTCACCGTCGCCGCCATCCTCTTCACCCTCGGAATCTTCGGCATCTTCCTCAACCGCAAGAACGTGATCATCATCCTGATGTCGATCGAGCTGATGCTGCTCGCCGTCAACATCAACTTCGTCGCGTTTTCGGCCTTCCTCGGTGATCTGGTGGGGCAGGTGTTCGTGATGTTCGTGCTCACCGTGGCCGCGGCCGAGGCGGCGATCGGGCTCGCGATCCTGGTCGTCTTCTTCCGCAACCGCGGTTCGATCCAGGTCGAAGACATCAACGCGATGAAAGGCTGA